In the genome of Phosphitispora fastidiosa, one region contains:
- a CDS encoding ABC transporter permease, whose translation MSDIFQPVTDIMQTKIPIGSWVEGFIFFLRDNLETFFDAVTKGIDTVIDGMVDTLLFIPSPLLILAFAVLAWFLAGRRIALFTLFGLSLIYNLGLWSATMETLSLVTVATSISFLFGMPLGILTARNKMANNILTPLLDFMQTMPAFVYLIPAIMLLDIGVVSATFATVIFSMPPTIRLTGLGIRQVPEELIEAAEAFGSTPRQKLFKVQLPMAMPTIMAGINQSIMLALSMVVIAAMIGAGGLGGLVLRAISRLKVGMGFESGLGVVILAIILDRITQSLGKRNKKNT comes from the coding sequence ATGTCTGATATTTTTCAACCTGTTACTGACATTATGCAGACTAAAATTCCCATAGGCAGCTGGGTTGAAGGTTTTATCTTTTTTCTCAGAGACAACCTGGAGACCTTTTTTGATGCGGTAACTAAAGGTATTGACACGGTTATTGACGGGATGGTGGACACACTCCTTTTTATTCCATCACCCCTTTTGATTCTGGCTTTTGCAGTCCTGGCCTGGTTTCTGGCGGGTCGGAGAATTGCACTTTTTACACTTTTCGGGCTCAGCCTGATATATAACCTGGGGTTGTGGAGCGCCACCATGGAAACCCTGTCACTGGTTACTGTAGCGACCTCTATTTCGTTTTTATTCGGGATGCCGCTGGGGATACTGACTGCCAGGAACAAAATGGCAAACAATATACTCACACCCCTGCTGGACTTCATGCAGACAATGCCAGCTTTTGTTTACCTCATCCCGGCAATAATGCTCCTGGATATCGGCGTTGTCTCGGCTACATTTGCAACTGTTATTTTTTCCATGCCCCCAACCATCAGGCTTACCGGTCTGGGCATCAGGCAGGTTCCCGAGGAACTCATAGAAGCGGCTGAAGCCTTTGGCTCCACACCGCGGCAGAAATTGTTCAAGGTCCAGCTGCCTATGGCAATGCCTACAATTATGGCTGGAATAAACCAATCTATAATGTTGGCTCTCTCAATGGTAGTCATCGCAGCCATGATTGGCGCCGGCGGACTGGGTGGACTGGTGCTGCGGGCTATTTCCAGGCTTAAAGTGGGGATGGGCTTTGAAAGCGGCCTCGGTGTAGTAATCCTTGCTATTATCCTAGACCGGATTACTCAAAGCCTGGGGAAAAGAAATAAAAAAAATACTTAG
- a CDS encoding quaternary amine ABC transporter ATP-binding protein produces the protein MPKVVIDKLVKIFGDHPEKALKYLEEGKSKDDILAKTKQAVGINNVSFSVDEGETFVVMGLSGSGKSTLIRCLNRLIEPTSGKVFIDGEDITIMDKNALREIRRKKLGMVFQRFALFPHRTILENAAFGLEIQEFDKAEREKKAQQALDLVGLTGWENNLPDQLSGGMQQRVGLARALASNPDILLMDEAFSALDPLIRKEMQDELLDLQKKMNKTIIFITHDLDEALKIGDRIALMKDGEVVQIGTPEEILTSPADEYVERFVEDVDRSKVLTASDVMKAPSPLLMLKDGPRVALRRMKENGLSSIFVVDKERTLKGVVLAEEALAAAEKGEKTLDSILLTAVPRVSSDTPVTDLLPTIAESKLPLAVLDEDDKLKGIIIRGSVLAGLAGQMGKGGSADV, from the coding sequence TTGCCCAAAGTAGTTATAGACAAGCTTGTCAAAATATTCGGGGACCATCCCGAAAAAGCCCTAAAGTACCTGGAAGAGGGAAAATCCAAGGATGATATCCTGGCCAAAACAAAACAAGCGGTAGGAATCAATAATGTCAGCTTTTCAGTTGATGAAGGTGAAACATTTGTTGTCATGGGGCTTTCCGGAAGCGGGAAATCTACTCTCATCCGGTGCCTGAACAGGCTAATTGAGCCCACCAGCGGTAAAGTGTTTATCGACGGTGAGGATATTACCATAATGGACAAGAATGCCCTCAGGGAAATCCGCAGAAAAAAGCTCGGCATGGTTTTCCAGCGTTTTGCTCTTTTCCCGCACCGGACTATACTGGAGAATGCCGCTTTTGGTCTTGAAATCCAGGAATTTGATAAAGCAGAGCGTGAAAAAAAAGCCCAGCAAGCCCTTGATCTGGTCGGTTTAACAGGCTGGGAAAACAACCTGCCTGACCAACTGAGCGGAGGCATGCAGCAGCGAGTCGGCCTGGCCAGGGCCTTAGCTTCAAACCCTGATATACTGCTGATGGACGAGGCCTTCAGCGCCCTGGACCCGTTGATAAGAAAAGAGATGCAGGACGAACTCCTGGACCTGCAAAAAAAGATGAACAAAACCATCATCTTTATTACCCATGACCTTGATGAAGCTCTTAAAATCGGGGACAGGATAGCTCTGATGAAAGACGGGGAAGTGGTCCAGATAGGTACACCTGAAGAAATCCTGACCTCTCCTGCTGATGAGTATGTGGAAAGGTTTGTTGAGGATGTTGACAGGAGTAAAGTTCTTACTGCTTCAGATGTCATGAAGGCCCCTTCACCGCTATTGATGCTCAAAGACGGGCCCCGTGTTGCTCTGAGAAGGATGAAGGAAAACGGACTGTCCAGCATATTTGTGGTTGATAAAGAACGCACCTTAAAAGGAGTGGTGCTGGCAGAAGAAGCCCTGGCCGCAGCCGAAAAAGGCGAGAAGACCCTGGATTCCATTCTGCTGACTGCCGTACCCAGAGTAAGCAGTGATACTCCGGTAACCGATCTGCTCCCTACTATAGCTGAGTCCAAACTGCCCCTGGCGGTTTTGGATGAAGATGATAAGTTAAAGGGTATTATTATACGCGGTTCGGTTCTGGCAGGACTTGCCGGCCAGATGGGTAAAGGGGGTTCAGCAGATGTCTGA
- a CDS encoding GntR family transcriptional regulator: protein MSRKPGIARYEIIAVDLAQAISEGIYSEGSSLRGRSLLAGKYQVSPETIRKAISLLEGCDIVRSIPSKGVIVNSREKAARYVEGENLGSVVSEIEAKLGQLFREKQQLEEEIENTIKTLLVLASLQNKDLHS, encoded by the coding sequence ATGTCCCGTAAACCGGGTATCGCCAGATATGAGATTATTGCCGTCGACCTGGCCCAGGCAATCTCTGAAGGAATTTATTCTGAAGGAAGCAGTCTAAGAGGCAGATCCCTTTTAGCCGGAAAGTACCAGGTGTCTCCGGAAACCATCCGGAAGGCCATTTCACTCCTGGAGGGGTGTGATATTGTCAGGAGCATTCCCAGCAAGGGAGTCATCGTTAATTCCCGGGAAAAGGCTGCCCGGTATGTAGAAGGCGAAAACCTGGGCAGTGTCGTTTCTGAAATAGAAGCTAAACTAGGACAGCTCTTCCGGGAAAAACAACAACTGGAAGAGGAAATTGAAAATACCATCAAAACACTGCTGGTTTTGGCCAGCCTGCAGAATAAAGACCTCCACTCATAG
- the priA gene encoding primosomal protein N': protein MTNKPFAEVIVDISARNLDRVFHYSIPPEINVPLRAGARVVVSFSGRKVEGYIVGFSDVSEVSGIKNISEVLDPETWLPADLIALAGWMADRYMCSTVTAIKALMPAGARTTGQTFFVPADSPEVVPVALLAGLEREVFDYVCRRGKVPQKEMFSRFGGRELETVLKELGSRGLIEVVRVIKPRLKPRQVQVIELALNREECERVIKDIAGKAPKQGAVLRTVYEYGSLPAAELSGLAGTTPATVRELIKKGYLAAKTVEIRRDPYASRSFTETEPLKPTPEQEKALQRLQKAITCSRLETFLLHGVTGSGKTEVYLQAIDCCIKSGKQAIVLVPEISLTPQMVERFKGRFGNLVAVLHSRLSAGERYDEWRQIKTGRVRVVVGARSAVFAPFDKLGLIIIDEEHETSYKQEDSPKYHAREVAIARGRLTNCVVVLGSATPSLESYSRALAGRYSLLTIENRVSGQALPEVTIVDLREEMKAGHRSIFSRELIGRIGDVLARREQVILFLNRRGYATFIVCRECGLVMKCPKCSITLTLHADEHELRCHYCDFRIKAPNICPDCASASIRQFGVGTQRVESEIARWFPDARVARMDMDTTTGKGSHEKILNRFRDGGIDILVGTQMIAKGLDFPGVTLVGVITADTSLNLPDFRAAERTFQLLTQVAGRAGRGKRPGEVVVQTYTPEHYSVVYAKNHDYRGFFREELTLREILEYPPYCSLVRIVISGKTENNVIQGSEMTASKLSQEFSRYSLGITQPLLGPAPAPLSKLRNRYRWQICIRGTPGSLLRRVIRKALESQQNDPLFATLKVSVDVDPLGMM from the coding sequence ATGACAAATAAGCCTTTTGCAGAAGTAATTGTAGATATATCCGCCAGAAACCTTGACCGGGTTTTTCATTACAGCATCCCTCCGGAAATCAACGTACCCCTGAGAGCGGGCGCCAGAGTTGTGGTATCGTTTAGCGGCAGGAAGGTAGAAGGTTATATTGTTGGTTTTTCTGATGTGTCGGAGGTTTCCGGCATAAAAAATATAAGTGAGGTTCTTGACCCCGAGACCTGGCTGCCTGCTGACCTGATTGCTCTTGCCGGATGGATGGCCGACAGGTACATGTGTTCCACCGTTACAGCTATAAAAGCACTTATGCCTGCCGGCGCCAGGACGACCGGACAGACATTTTTTGTTCCGGCAGATTCCCCTGAGGTGGTTCCTGTGGCTCTGCTGGCCGGTCTGGAAAGAGAAGTATTTGACTATGTCTGCCGCAGGGGTAAAGTCCCCCAAAAAGAAATGTTCAGCAGGTTTGGGGGCCGGGAACTGGAGACGGTTCTCAAAGAACTTGGCAGCAGGGGCCTGATAGAGGTTGTCAGGGTAATTAAACCCAGGCTGAAACCACGTCAGGTCCAGGTGATTGAATTAGCGTTAAACCGTGAGGAATGCGAAAGAGTAATAAAAGATATAGCGGGCAAGGCGCCAAAACAGGGTGCAGTTCTGAGAACAGTTTACGAGTATGGCAGCCTGCCGGCCGCTGAGCTCTCCGGTTTGGCCGGAACAACACCGGCAACTGTCAGAGAACTGATTAAGAAGGGTTATCTGGCAGCCAAGACTGTTGAAATAAGACGAGACCCCTATGCATCACGATCATTTACCGAAACAGAACCACTAAAGCCGACACCTGAGCAGGAAAAAGCGCTGCAGAGGCTGCAAAAAGCCATAACATGCAGCAGACTTGAGACATTTCTGCTGCATGGGGTTACCGGCAGCGGAAAAACCGAAGTGTACCTGCAGGCTATAGATTGCTGTATTAAATCTGGAAAACAGGCCATCGTACTGGTTCCGGAAATTTCCCTGACTCCCCAGATGGTGGAAAGGTTCAAAGGGCGCTTCGGGAACCTGGTGGCTGTTTTACACAGCCGTTTGTCTGCGGGGGAGCGCTATGACGAGTGGCGGCAGATTAAAACAGGAAGGGTTCGGGTTGTTGTAGGGGCCAGGTCGGCGGTTTTTGCACCCTTTGATAAACTGGGCCTGATTATTATTGATGAAGAACATGAAACCTCATATAAGCAGGAGGACAGTCCCAAGTACCATGCCAGAGAAGTTGCCATTGCCCGGGGCAGGCTTACTAACTGTGTTGTTGTGCTTGGCAGTGCGACACCGTCCCTGGAGTCTTATTCCAGGGCTCTTGCCGGAAGGTACAGCCTGCTGACCATTGAAAACAGGGTCAGCGGACAGGCGCTGCCGGAGGTTACAATTGTGGACCTGCGGGAAGAGATGAAAGCAGGCCACAGGAGTATCTTCAGCAGGGAACTTATTGGACGAATTGGGGATGTTTTGGCTCGCAGGGAGCAGGTTATTCTCTTTCTGAACAGGAGAGGCTATGCGACTTTTATTGTTTGCAGGGAGTGCGGGCTGGTTATGAAATGCCCCAAATGCAGTATTACACTTACCCTGCATGCAGATGAACATGAACTCAGATGTCACTACTGTGACTTCAGGATAAAAGCCCCGAATATATGTCCTGATTGTGCCAGCGCCAGCATAAGGCAGTTTGGGGTGGGCACCCAGAGGGTGGAAAGTGAGATTGCCAGGTGGTTTCCCGATGCCCGGGTGGCCAGGATGGATATGGACACAACTACCGGAAAGGGTTCTCATGAGAAAATTCTAAACAGGTTCCGGGATGGCGGCATTGATATTCTGGTAGGAACCCAGATGATTGCAAAAGGTCTGGATTTCCCTGGGGTGACCCTGGTAGGTGTGATTACTGCAGATACATCTCTGAATCTGCCGGATTTCAGGGCCGCGGAAAGAACCTTTCAGCTCCTTACTCAGGTGGCCGGCAGGGCCGGGCGCGGCAAAAGACCGGGTGAAGTCGTTGTTCAGACATATACCCCGGAACATTATAGTGTGGTATATGCAAAAAACCATGATTACAGGGGTTTTTTCCGGGAAGAATTAACCTTAAGGGAAATTCTTGAGTATCCGCCATACTGCTCACTGGTGCGCATAGTTATTTCCGGAAAGACTGAAAATAACGTTATCCAGGGTAGTGAGATGACAGCATCAAAACTTTCACAGGAGTTTAGCCGGTACAGCCTTGGGATAACACAGCCCCTGCTGGGGCCGGCGCCGGCGCCTTTGAGCAAACTGCGCAACCGGTACAGGTGGCAGATTTGCATCAGAGGAACTCCCGGAAGCCTGCTGCGCAGGGTCATCCGGAAAGCGCTGGAATCGCAGCAAAATGACCCCCTGTTTGCCACACTGAAGGTCAGTGTTGATGTTGACCCACTTGGTATGATGTAA
- the def gene encoding peptide deformylase, whose amino-acid sequence MAVYRIVEMGEPVLREKARPVPKITPNVIKLLENMAETMYEARGVGLAAPQVGVSKRIVVVDAGDGLIELINPEIISQEGLATDSEGCLSIPGISGEVQRAARVTVRALDREGREREYEGEGLLARAFQHELDHLEGILFVDKAQNIKKT is encoded by the coding sequence ATGGCGGTATATAGAATTGTGGAGATGGGTGAGCCGGTACTAAGGGAGAAGGCACGACCGGTACCTAAGATAACACCAAATGTGATTAAACTGCTGGAAAATATGGCAGAAACCATGTATGAAGCCAGGGGTGTGGGCCTGGCAGCTCCTCAGGTTGGTGTATCCAAAAGGATTGTAGTGGTGGATGCGGGTGATGGTCTTATTGAGCTGATAAATCCCGAAATTATTTCCCAAGAGGGTCTGGCCACAGATTCTGAGGGTTGTCTCAGTATTCCCGGGATCAGCGGAGAAGTGCAGCGGGCAGCAAGAGTTACAGTCAGGGCACTGGACAGGGAAGGCCGGGAAAGGGAATATGAGGGTGAGGGGCTTTTAGCCCGTGCCTTCCAACATGAGCTAGACCACCTGGAAGGGATTCTGTTTGTTGACAAAGCACAGAATATCAAGAAAACCTAA
- the fmt gene encoding methionyl-tRNA formyltransferase: MRIVFMGTPDFAVPCLKALKDSGHEIITVVTQPDRPKGRGHRLTPPPVKKAALEAGLRVWQPEKIKTPECVAELRQLSPDIIVVVAFGQLLSKEILEIPRYGCINVHASLLPKYRGAAPIHWAVINGESETGVTIMQMDVGLDTGDMILMGRVPVAPEDTTGTVHDKLAEMGAELLAKAINRIESGKAERVPQDNTSSSYAPLLTKEIEKIDWTRSSVEIFNLVRGLNPWPGAYTQLGDKILKIWGTQACTIDRIPGPIPEFSGHQPGEVLGIIPEVGFAVATGNGCLAVTDLQLQGNRRMKAADFVHGHNITKGVFLD; encoded by the coding sequence ATGCGAATAGTATTTATGGGGACACCGGACTTTGCTGTCCCGTGTCTGAAGGCGCTAAAAGATTCGGGCCATGAAATTATAACAGTGGTGACCCAGCCGGATAGGCCTAAGGGCAGGGGGCACAGGCTTACCCCCCCTCCTGTAAAAAAGGCTGCTCTGGAAGCCGGCTTAAGGGTCTGGCAGCCGGAAAAAATTAAAACACCGGAATGTGTTGCCGAGCTGCGGCAGTTGTCTCCTGATATTATTGTGGTTGTGGCTTTCGGACAGCTGCTTTCCAAAGAAATACTGGAAATTCCCCGGTATGGGTGTATTAATGTACATGCTTCATTGCTGCCAAAATATCGCGGGGCTGCTCCTATTCACTGGGCAGTGATTAATGGGGAAAGTGAGACCGGGGTCACCATAATGCAGATGGATGTGGGACTTGATACCGGTGATATGATTCTGATGGGAAGGGTTCCGGTTGCGCCTGAGGACACGACGGGAACGGTCCATGATAAACTGGCGGAAATGGGGGCGGAATTGCTGGCAAAGGCAATAAACCGGATAGAATCAGGGAAGGCTGAGAGGGTTCCGCAGGATAATACCTCTTCCAGCTATGCACCGCTTTTGACAAAAGAAATTGAAAAGATTGACTGGACCAGGAGTTCTGTTGAGATATTCAATCTGGTCAGGGGCCTGAATCCCTGGCCCGGAGCCTATACCCAGCTCGGTGACAAGATCCTTAAAATATGGGGAACCCAGGCCTGTACAATTGACAGGATTCCGGGTCCGATACCCGAATTTTCCGGGCATCAGCCCGGGGAAGTACTTGGAATTATACCTGAAGTCGGGTTTGCGGTGGCTACCGGAAACGGATGTTTGGCAGTAACTGACCTGCAGCTGCAGGGAAACCGGAGGATGAAGGCAGCGGACTTTGTTCACGGACACAATATTACCAAGGGAGTGTTCCTGGATTAG
- a CDS encoding zinc metallopeptidase produces the protein MFPFLFFEPTMLILIPGLILAMYAQFKVKSTFARYLRVKAASGYTGAQVAKKLLEEARIHDVTIEQTGGHLSDHYDPRKKVLRLSQEVYNGSSLASLGVAAHETGHAMQHHNGYLPLNIRANLVPVAQIGSTAAFPIFFIGLIFQTGWLLTAGIYLFTAVVLFQIVTLPVEFNASSRALAGLERGGYISAGEAGGAKKVLNAAALTYVAAVLMSLLQLVRLLVLSGMFGNRDD, from the coding sequence ATGTTTCCTTTTTTATTCTTTGAGCCTACGATGCTTATCCTGATACCGGGACTGATACTGGCAATGTATGCCCAGTTTAAGGTAAAGAGTACTTTTGCCCGGTATCTGCGGGTTAAGGCAGCATCCGGTTATACCGGGGCCCAGGTAGCCAAAAAACTGCTGGAAGAGGCCCGCATCCATGACGTCACTATTGAACAAACAGGCGGTCACCTTTCAGATCATTATGACCCCAGGAAGAAGGTCCTCAGGCTGAGTCAGGAGGTATATAACGGATCATCACTGGCCTCACTTGGTGTGGCTGCCCATGAAACAGGCCATGCCATGCAGCATCACAATGGCTATCTGCCCCTGAACATCAGGGCGAATCTGGTTCCTGTGGCACAGATTGGTTCCACTGCGGCTTTCCCGATATTCTTTATCGGTCTGATTTTTCAGACCGGATGGCTGTTAACAGCAGGAATATACCTGTTTACAGCAGTGGTCCTGTTTCAGATAGTCACCCTGCCGGTGGAGTTCAATGCCAGCAGCCGCGCTCTTGCGGGCCTGGAACGGGGAGGGTACATCTCTGCCGGAGAAGCGGGAGGGGCCAAAAAGGTCCTCAATGCCGCTGCTCTTACATACGTCGCCGCAGTGCTAATGAGCCTGCTGCAGCTAGTGCGGCTGCTTGTGTTATCCGGTATGTTCGGAAACAGGGACGATTAA
- the rsmB gene encoding 16S rRNA (cytosine(967)-C(5))-methyltransferase RsmB — protein MKKKTARSMALEVLYAVDNDGAYSNIALNGILERYQPEKTDRGFITELVYGTLRHLGTIDWVLGRFLKKPLETLPVWIKNILRMGVYQILYLERVPDSAACNESTNLAKNFGHPGTVKLVNGVLRNVARNRDSLEFPDIARDPVKGISIRYSHPEWLVGRWVEEFGAAGAEELCRANNEIPPNAVRTNTLKTTREELQKLLEKEGVHAVPGDFAAETLIIEGFRSVGSLTAHRSGLFMVQDESSTMVGHAVSPEPGSLVIDACSAPGGKSAHLAQLMGDRGQVISVDVHPHKIRLIEENAARLGITIINPVVHDATELDSRWAGEADYILVDAPCSGLGVLRRRPEIRWRKEPGQIAHLHELQVKILQSAARCLKPGGVLVYSTCTMTPEENIDTVREFLDTHGQFQLESLAGFLPEALRNIKGTDTMELGYVQFFPHIHGTDGFFISRMRKQK, from the coding sequence TTGAAAAAGAAAACAGCCCGTAGTATGGCTCTTGAAGTATTATATGCAGTTGACAACGATGGGGCGTATTCAAATATTGCCCTTAACGGCATTCTTGAAAGATACCAGCCGGAAAAGACTGACCGGGGATTTATTACCGAACTTGTATATGGAACTCTAAGGCACTTGGGGACTATTGACTGGGTGTTGGGCAGGTTCCTGAAAAAGCCGCTGGAAACGCTTCCGGTATGGATAAAGAATATCCTGCGTATGGGTGTCTACCAAATACTTTACCTGGAAAGGGTTCCTGATTCAGCAGCCTGTAATGAATCCACCAACCTGGCCAAGAACTTTGGGCATCCCGGAACCGTCAAACTGGTTAACGGAGTTCTCCGGAATGTGGCCCGCAACAGAGACAGCCTGGAATTTCCTGACATAGCCCGGGACCCGGTCAAGGGGATTTCAATCAGGTATTCCCATCCCGAATGGCTTGTGGGCAGATGGGTAGAAGAGTTTGGCGCTGCCGGGGCTGAGGAACTCTGCCGGGCTAATAATGAGATTCCGCCAAATGCCGTGCGGACCAACACACTTAAGACCACCAGGGAGGAACTGCAGAAATTGCTGGAAAAGGAAGGTGTGCATGCAGTACCCGGGGATTTCGCGGCCGAAACACTGATTATTGAGGGATTCCGCTCTGTTGGCAGTCTGACCGCTCACAGGTCAGGGCTGTTCATGGTTCAGGATGAGAGTTCAACTATGGTGGGTCATGCCGTAAGCCCGGAGCCGGGAAGCCTGGTGATAGATGCCTGCAGCGCCCCCGGAGGGAAATCGGCTCACCTGGCCCAGTTGATGGGGGACAGGGGGCAGGTTATAAGTGTGGATGTCCATCCACATAAAATAAGGCTTATTGAGGAAAACGCCGCCCGGCTGGGGATAACCATAATTAATCCTGTAGTGCATGACGCCACAGAGCTTGACAGCAGGTGGGCCGGGGAAGCTGACTATATTTTGGTTGATGCGCCCTGCTCGGGATTGGGGGTTCTTAGAAGGCGCCCTGAAATCAGATGGAGGAAAGAACCGGGACAGATTGCCCATCTGCATGAGCTGCAGGTGAAAATCCTGCAGAGTGCAGCCAGATGCCTGAAACCGGGTGGTGTCCTGGTTTACAGTACCTGTACCATGACACCTGAGGAGAATATCGATACTGTGAGGGAATTTCTCGATACACATGGTCAATTTCAGTTGGAAAGCCTGGCAGGTTTTTTGCCTGAAGCTTTAAGAAACATTAAGGGAACCGATACGATGGAACTGGGATATGTACAGTTTTTTCCGCATATCCATGGTACTGACGGGTTTTTTATCAGCCGCATGAGAAAGCAGAAGTGA
- the rlmN gene encoding 23S rRNA (adenine(2503)-C(2))-methyltransferase RlmN, producing MTLNKSKTINLMDLSIEETGELVAGLGEPRFRAAQIYKWVHQKGVSRFDEMTDLSLKLRERLQALTTPGSLEILTRQKSKDGTVKFLFGLADRETVESVFLPHDYGNSVCVSTQVGCRMGCGFCASTMGGLVRNLTPGEIYAQVTGIQNDTGKRVSSIVIMGSGEPMDNLDHVLKFITMITAASGLQIGARHITLSTCGVVPGIMKLAAFDLQITLSVSLHAPNDLLRDTMMPVNRKYPVRQLMEACREYISVTNRRVTFEYALIKGVNDSAGQAEELVRLLRGMLCHVNLIPLNRVDEREYRQSDRERVQNFREVLEGAGIPVTVRREKGADIDAACGQLRRRAVKEWRWPDGLL from the coding sequence ATTACATTGAATAAAAGCAAAACTATCAATTTGATGGACCTGAGTATTGAGGAGACCGGGGAACTGGTGGCCGGGCTTGGCGAACCTCGATTTAGGGCTGCCCAGATATATAAATGGGTTCATCAGAAGGGGGTTAGCCGGTTTGATGAAATGACCGACCTGTCTCTTAAACTAAGGGAGAGGCTGCAGGCTTTAACCACTCCGGGAAGCCTTGAAATCCTTACCAGACAGAAGTCAAAGGATGGAACAGTAAAATTTCTCTTTGGACTTGCAGACAGAGAGACTGTCGAGAGTGTTTTTTTACCACATGACTATGGCAACAGTGTCTGTGTTTCCACCCAGGTGGGCTGCCGGATGGGGTGCGGCTTTTGTGCCTCAACGATGGGAGGTTTGGTAAGGAACCTGACTCCGGGAGAAATCTACGCCCAGGTTACCGGGATTCAGAATGATACCGGTAAAAGGGTAAGCAGCATAGTGATTATGGGTTCCGGTGAGCCGATGGATAATCTGGACCATGTACTGAAATTTATTACCATGATTACTGCAGCCTCGGGACTTCAAATCGGGGCCAGGCATATCACCTTATCCACCTGTGGAGTGGTTCCCGGAATCATGAAGCTTGCAGCCTTTGACCTGCAGATTACCCTGTCTGTTTCTCTGCATGCTCCCAATGACCTGCTCCGTGATACGATGATGCCGGTCAACAGGAAATATCCTGTCAGGCAGCTCATGGAAGCCTGCCGTGAATATATCTCCGTGACTAACCGCAGGGTAACTTTTGAATATGCGCTCATTAAGGGGGTTAACGATTCTGCCGGCCAGGCGGAAGAACTGGTTAGGCTCCTCCGGGGCATGCTCTGTCATGTAAACCTGATACCCTTAAACCGGGTGGATGAACGGGAGTACCGGCAATCAGACCGGGAGCGGGTCCAGAACTTTAGAGAGGTTCTTGAAGGGGCGGGAATACCGGTTACTGTCCGCCGGGAAAAAGGGGCAGATATCGATGCCGCCTGCGGTCAGCTCCGGCGCCGGGCGGTTAAAGAATGGAGGTGGCCGGATGGGCTTCTTTAA
- a CDS encoding FhaA domain-containing protein produces the protein MGFFNKLEKISEKYIEGFFKNKFADHIQPAEIAKLIMREMRDHKNVSVSKVYVPNEFKVLLGEEDWKTVSPVRQALANELREFAQQKVQSRDYNIVGEITVTFELDKSLQLGNIAVHSSFSEELPGTAAKAPSLPAEIANEQPGRFSDSTIIAEKIKFYKPAPGGAGQDTLTGKAAVTVRPRALLEQKAGTRDHKKFPLSEQGVIMGRRRTSDIPLEDSNISRVHASIDFMEGSFFITDLGSTNGTFVNGIRISKKKLADGDRIRMGTTFLEFRLV, from the coding sequence ATGGGCTTCTTTAATAAGCTGGAGAAGATTTCGGAAAAATACATAGAGGGCTTTTTTAAAAACAAGTTTGCTGACCATATCCAGCCTGCTGAGATTGCCAAGCTCATTATGAGGGAAATGCGTGACCACAAAAATGTCAGTGTTTCCAAGGTTTATGTGCCTAATGAATTTAAGGTGCTATTGGGGGAAGAGGACTGGAAAACTGTTTCCCCGGTGCGCCAGGCCTTGGCTAATGAGCTGCGGGAATTTGCGCAGCAAAAGGTGCAGAGCAGGGACTACAATATAGTAGGCGAAATCACAGTCACATTTGAACTTGATAAAAGCCTGCAGCTAGGGAATATAGCTGTTCACAGCTCTTTTTCCGAGGAACTGCCGGGAACTGCTGCCAAGGCTCCGTCTCTGCCTGCAGAAATTGCGAATGAGCAGCCTGGCAGGTTTTCTGATTCAACTATTATAGCTGAAAAAATTAAGTTTTATAAACCGGCGCCAGGGGGGGCGGGCCAGGATACCCTTACCGGGAAAGCCGCCGTCACGGTGCGGCCCAGGGCTTTGCTGGAACAAAAAGCCGGCACCCGGGACCATAAGAAATTCCCTCTCAGTGAGCAGGGGGTTATCATGGGGAGGCGGAGAACCAGTGATATCCCGCTTGAAGACTCCAATATATCCAGGGTTCATGCATCCATTGACTTTATGGAGGGGAGTTTTTTCATTACCGACCTGGGAAGCACTAACGGTACCTTCGTAAATGGGATCCGCATCAGCAAGAAGAAACTGGCAGATGGGGACCGCATCAGGATGGGGACAACATTCCTGGAATTCAGGCTGGTGTAG